The Brassica napus cultivar Da-Ae chromosome C7, Da-Ae, whole genome shotgun sequence genomic interval tataaaaataaaataaaataataaatataattttttttttactttttagtcgTGGGAATAAGCATAATCGTATGATTTATAGGGAAagcattttaatattttttaatttcaaataatatctgaaaattttataaaaatattagttactAGATTGCgagcaaatatatatatatgtttttgcttcaaagaaaatggaaaagaaAAGGTTGGAATCGAGCAAGACTTTCGGTATCCCAAATATTTAATTGATAAGCATACCTTACCAACTTATAGGTGCATGCATATGTACACACATATATTATACTGATTTTCCTTTTTACTAGATTATGCACCAATGTTTTATTCATGCGTATTCAAGTGCATCCATTTTTTGGGATCTAAATTGGGTTTACctaagtacaaaaaaaaaaaaaaaaattgggtttaTCTTTCCCCTttatcttttttcctttttcctttttcctttttcctttttctttcagtatcatattattttcataCTTTCTTGTTGAACATTTTGATATATATGCATACACTGAAATCTAATCAGGGAATTAAATACGTATAAAGTACTGTTTAAACATTCAATACGTAAAGTACCGTTACCAAAAAGGTAACGTAATGTTTGCCAATGATTATCTTAACTAATCATTGGTATAATGCACACGCTACCAAATATTGCACttatataatttcatatatttttgcgGCAATAATTATAATACTATaaactatgaaaaatattaccGATGATTCTACGTCCAACAATTCTACATGTTTTATAAAGATTCATATCTAATTGTATCACTCGAACTGTTTTATAGAAttcatacaatattttttgCGCGATGGTGCAGATCTCTTGTAAGAAAATTTcgttaatttacataattttttattttctgtgaTTTGAAATTCAGACctcttaatattaaaaatagtaataaatttTGGTGTGCATCTAATCATAGGTTAAAAATGACATACAAACTACTTAGTTTGCTTTTAGTTGAGAAAAACAACAACGTTTGGTAAAATCTCAAAAGCTCCGACTGGTGACCTTTTCAGGAACACAAGGAACGAATAGGAAAAGAACGTATAGGAATAAAATTGCAGGAATGAAAAAGAATGcttgttccttatcaaatttaacaagaaatgcttttgttctatatttctctacaaaaaaaaaatggagaagaacaagaaggaaaaactattccttgtgaatggtgatttttttagGAATGTTAAGGAATTCAATGTTCCCTTTCGTTCCTTGGTCACCATTCAAAGCCAAAGACTTTACTTTGTTTGGATGATTGAAGTTGTCTAGCTGAGCACAATGACTCTTATATGTACATCAGTACAAGCTAATTtgcttttaataaaaaaacattgctaatttgctaaatataattttagaaatatagtcTTTCATTGGTAGAATCGATGATAAAACAGTAGCACTATGCTATATAATTACTGTGCTGCATAAACTATATGCtctcatttatatattaataaagtgATTGGTAGATAATTAAATGAgtcatatataattttcttacaaaaattaatatatggtatataattaataatgctTATGGTAGTGCTCTACCAATCAAGATCATAAATTCCATGATTCAGATTCAGCACATGCTTTagtgatataaaataaaaattggaaaAGAATCGAAACACATCACTGTTTTTAtatgatcaaatatattttctttgtatatttttttctatgaaCTAAAAAGCCTTATTATACACACAATTCAATAAATATATGCGGAAACACTGATTTAACAACTAATTTAAAGTGATAATGGCCGTATAGTTTgtttagagaaaaagaaagttgTTTATAGAAATCTTGATTTATTCTATTGCATATTTCAGATAATATACTATAGAAAATATGCTATGTACAGTTTTGATATTTAAGCATTTGGCTCAACCATCAGAGTATATGCCGGAAATTTTAAATGAACACAgtagataattaattaaagtagttaattaattaaataaaactccAAAAGGTATTAATCATTTTCGAGAGAGACGGACAAAAAATCATTGGGGGTTATAAACTTATATGTTAAAAGTTAAATTCAACCAAACAAAATGACAGTTTGTATGTCGGATTTTCTCAGGTCTTCAATAGTTGGGGACGTCTTTGTTACTTTATTTCCGAAAACCTTctgaatttaattttaaaacaatatactCCGATATTAAGAAGTGGACCAAAGACTTCACAAACattattttgtaagaaaaaatacCAAACCTTGAGAAAAGGTCAAAGCCCTCGGAATTGAAGTTCAAATTATACATTGGTCGAAAAGCAGTATTCGAGTTTGGTTCCAAATTTTTAAGCAAGAAAAAAGGTTTGGTTCCAAattactcaaaaaaaaaagtttggttcCGAATTCTTTTATCAAATTGAGTTTTGTCATTTAGATATAAGTACgctaattcaaaaaaaaaaattagcactGGATAAATAATCAGTTAGatcatcatataattttattacataTAGTATTGcaacatatataataatatctatgCAATAATGATAAACAACATCACGGATAATGATTTCATAATAGAAATTTTCTACGAAACATTTAAATCGACGGATAATTCTGCATGTATAATACGGACAATTCAAGTTTACCAAAGGatttttctaaacacatttctcaatcatcaatatatatatatatataatcagagAATATATCTAGGCTAGAGATCGATTTTCTCCGGTACAAATTTATTTGCTCCAAATGCCATACGGATATGAACCCGTTGTTTATTGTCCAtttggatatccaaaaataGAGTTTATTTGTGGGTTGCAGCTCCCCTTTTAATATCAGTGTGGATTCTTCCATAGATCTTGGATAACCCCaaattaatcaaatatatatatagtccatatattgaaaagttggATATATTGCAAGTAGAATCTCTTAGTTTGTGATTTACACAGAATAATTTGCTTCAAAATGAAGCTAcgaaaatgttttaaattactGGAAGGCTATCAAATGGACTAAAAATTTTACGTTTAGGAGGTATTCCTTGTAAGTTCACTATTTTAGGTCCTCAATTAATTGAAGCTAATTTGTCTTTTTGCAATCTCATTATATTCAGCTTCTTTCTCGCTCATAGCACCAAATATACTTTTtgcccacacacacacactttcTCTCTCTGATCCCTATCTCTTTTCTCATCCAACTTTCCCCTTAGAAACTCCTCTTTGTCTCTGACTAGGGTTTCTCTCTTAAGATGACAAAAGAATCTCAATAATTGAAGATCCTCTTGAGGATTTTCCATCTCCTCTTCATATCATAGTTAATACATAGAAGAGAGAAACGAAGAAGAGCAAACAATTCTGAGTAGTTATCAAGGGGACTTACTCTTGTTGCTCCATCAAAAGGTAAGAGCAAACGTGTTTCATTCTACTCAACCAATTTACATACACACTTGCATAATATATACTGTACTTTTATGTTAATAGGTTATATGATATTAGAGAGTTTAAATCATGAAGATTTTATCACTGATCTTGAACTTTCAAGTTACAATTGGATGACctttaattatttacaaattaaaaagtTTGAAGTGCAATGTAAATTTCATGacctcttatatatatatattgaagataAAATACTGAATCACTGACCCTTAAGCATATAAGCCATTTTGTGAGATAATAGATTCAAGAAATTGAACCATATTTGTTGTATAGATGAGGAGATTTTCAGAGTCAGAGAGGCAGAAAGTGTTAGTGGATgacaaaatcagaaaaaaatctTCTAAACTAAACGCCAAGAACAGAAATTTATGGTCGACAATAATTATGTTCgaactaaaagaaaaaagagtaatCAAAGATTGATAGGAAAAAGTCAATttcccttgttttttttttgccaaatttAGGGGCACACATAGGGCTGGACAAAAAATtcgaatccgaagaaccgaacctaACCCGACTCAAAAAATAGTATCGAACCCAAACCGAAATTGATTTAATATCCGAActggtttaaaattttggtatctaaagaaccggaaccgaatcCGACTCGAACCGAAATATTCCCGGTATccgaatgtatccgaaatagatttcTATATCcccttatataaatatattttagatttaatgtctattaaaaacattcaaaatatataaaatatttttaaattgtccaaaatacttgaaaatgtatacaaatagtcaaaagtaaatgtataagataactaaaatatactcaaaacaccaaaaatatttgaaatatctattaattatctatccaaatattcaaaccaaataaaattatatgttaagtttaggtattttgacatatgttattcaagtttgtatgtaatataatattttttatacattttgagaaatttaatgtatataataaattttttaaaaaattaaaaaattaatgggTTATCTGAACTCGAACCGAATCcgcaaagatctgaaccgaaaccgaaccgaaatttagaaatatccgaatggggctgaaatttttgaccccaaaaacccgaaacccgaatatacccgaactgaaccgaatgggtacccgaaatTCCAGCCCCTGGCACACAAATACTTAATTATGTTTATGACAAAAGCCATGCTATACCAAAAGATCTATGTCTAGTGTATAATACGAAAAATGCAAAGTATACATAACCCTGTCATCAGATGAGACTATTATCTATATATGCTTTTGTTACTAAGATTACTGAACTGTGCGGATTAAAAGACTAAGATCATCTTATGCTTATAATCAATTACGTACGTTGATGATAACgtatatttttctaattatacCAACACAAAATggaaacaatattttaaaaatgtttgaatGTTTATACTGTGTACACATACATATACACATTGTGTAAAAGTTactgatatataaaaaaaagttactaaTATATAAAACGAGGAAATTTAAAGAATTGCAATATCGATAAGGATCAAAATTCATACCAATCTTGTAATTCCTCAAATCTCCATATGTGATtacattgttttttgttttcttttccacAACTAAATATCAGGGGAAATATAACAAAAAGATGTCGTCGTCGTATTCCAACTATACAAACTCACCGTGCGCGGCATGCAAGTTCCTCCGGCGGAAGTGCACTTCAGACTGCGTATTCGCACCGTATTTTCCGCCAGAGGAACCTAAAAAGTTTGCGAACGTCCACCGGATATTCGGGGCAAGCAACGTCAGCAAGATCCTCCAGGAGGTGGAGCCACATCAACGAGAAGATGCAGTAAACTCGCTTGCTTACGAGGCGGAAGCAAGGCTAAGAGATCCAGTGTATGGTTGCGTTGGGGCCATCTCAGTGCTCCAAAGACAGGTCTTGGGGCTGCAAAGGGAACTAGAGGAGACTAATGCTGATATCATGAGGTATGCTAGTTGCCTTGGTGGTGAAACGACTTCGGTTTATGGAGCCCGGAGAGGTTGACTGGTCACCGGGAAATCTTGGAATATATATGTTGACGAGAACATCCATGCATGTATATGTATGTGTATGTTTATTTATGATATGCATGCGTATGTGTAATTTaaattgtattttcttttaCATGGAGGTCAAAGGATATTTGTGAATATGTCAAACATGCAAATATAGTAACTGATGTATGTGGTTGTCTTCGCTTAATCATAACTTGCATTTCGATAATTTGAACTAGATTAATAATTCACACAAATGAACTCAATCTTGAAAGTTGGATTCATGTCTGAACCTCAAAATACTTTGCTAAAATGTGCTACCTAACTTTTACCAAAAGCATTTCAACCaacttaaataatcaaattgttagaatgaTCACTACAacaaaacagcggcatactgagggaaaaaatcgtcggtatgtcgccGGAATAaggttattccgacgacataccgacgaaaaaagtcgtcggaaataactcctcggaaattcatttttcctcggaaatccctcggaaatttccgacggaattccgaggaactgaatttccgaggaaactccgaggaccactagATCGtcggaaagttcctcggaatataccgagggaggacttcctcggtatattccgaggaaatttccgatggtccaatcctcggaagttccgacgaaatcttcctcggaatttgcatcgggaatttccgaggaacgtggccctcggaaatttccgaggaacgtagtccctcggaaaattccgaggaacattccctcggattattttttaaaattccgacgacttattccgaggaaaaggtcgtcggaaatttccgagggtgcttttcctcggaatttcgaaaaaattattttttttaatttttttttttttttaaattaaaatttgtggaatttaaattcgaaaataaaaaattaaaattaaaactgaaaacatattagataattcaaagttctacaaataaaaataaaacatttcaagtttttggtaaaaaaaaaaaaaactacgggtcttgaatgttcgggaacacctcgttcgggtacatcctcttcatcatctccatcatctactcgttcagcctcttctgtgtctcatagcccgcctgttgagctgccatctgggtctccaacgcagatatccgatcatccttgtcctttagctgagccgtaagaacttctggatcaacatatggcggtggtgcagaagaaggagcagccgaccgggagcgacgacccaaaccgaccaaacgtcccttcttctttggaaccgactgaaatataaatagccaaatttaaataatgtaaattgatgataaaataaaaatcaagaaataaataaattgaactttaaaaaaaagaacttaccgattcaacgatttcgttgattcgaaaccgggacaagttggtcgaagccgtcgaagcgtcatcctcggtttgaagctgagacacttcgtctaccacctgagtttggaccaggtcgaccacgtccctcacaagaccgtcatcaatcttgccggtcttcttgttggtatacgccctcctcattaaggcgagatcatcaaccggctcgccatcattttcttccgccttgaaaaaaatataaattagagaaacattagaaattagaagaaatgcacaataaattaaaattctgaaactcaaataattgaagaaaaagcggttgaacttaccatgcgatctcccagagtggcagtagattgagcacccaagttatacttgtagatgcccttccctttacggtcgctcctgcggttggtggagttggtggaagaagtttttttcatcccttccttatcccaatgcgcacacaactccttccagactgtgtcgttcatcgactttgggaccttttaataataaaaaaagaaaatattttaataaataacaaaatagtttaataaattaaaaaattgtttaataaattaaatcgaaccttattgatttcccacttcttcttccactcgtggatctgcttcccatagttgtccataactttatggacgaagtggtgatagataaagagcgtctcatcggaattccagttgaactcttgctggaaaaaaaacacaattagtagaaaatttatattaaagattaaaaatatatgtaaaaaattagaatacttaccgcaaactgacgaaaccacagacgctgcttgtcggtagggaagtgagtgaaagtcggatgtcccctgtcgagggctgagtacatcatacggttgatccatgcgctgatcccgttcccggattggttgaacctaataaaaagaacaaacggttaataatgaatccaaatttaaagaaaaaaaatatatgtttaatttccatgtttgaccccgtccatgtggatacggagtgagatagggaagatggtcatgACCGgactgttgaaccaactccacACCACTCATCACtgccggaggacccggaggagcaggagtggatgcagcagcgggagcgagaggagcaggagcgggtgcagtagagggagatgtatggtaggagctgtggggcgaagaagaatcctgaaaatggctggaatcccgagactagctccccgtaccaccacgaccacgacgctgtcgaggccgggtctgatcatcatgagacgtgtaaatttaaaaaaatatatttaataaatataaaaatatataaattaattttttttttaaaaaaaaatcccaaataatagtttttaatcacaaaaaatgatttatagatattaaatttttttaataaatatataaaaatagttctaataaacaaaaaatagttttaataaataaaaaatagtttaataattacaaaaaatagttttaataatattaaaaatgtttaataaatatagaaatttatataatatatatatatatatatttttaaaaaaactcccaaataatagtttttaatcacaaaaaaagttttatagatataaaaatgtttaataaatatataaaaatagttctaataaacaaaaaatagttttaataaataaaaaatagtttaataattacaaaaaatagttttaataatatatatatatatattttaaatcccaaataatagtttttaatcacaaaaaaagttttatagatac includes:
- the LOC106349238 gene encoding LOB domain-containing protein 25 — encoded protein: MSSSYSNYTNSPCAACKFLRRKCTSDCVFAPYFPPEEPKKFANVHRIFGASNVSKILQEVEPHQREDAVNSLAYEAEARLRDPVYGCVGAISVLQRQVLGLQRELEETNADIMRYASCLGGETTSVYGARRG